A segment of the Pseudomonas serboccidentalis genome:
TTCTGCGTGTGCCGCCCCGATCAGCAAACGTTATCCCCTGACCGAACTGGCCTGCGGCCTGCTCTCGGCCTTCGTCGCCTGGCAGGTGGGTTTTGGCTGGGCGGCGTGTCTGTTGATCGTCCTCACCTGGGGATTGCTGGCGATGAGCCTGATCGATACCGAACATCAACTGCTGCCCGATGTGCTGGTGTTGCCGTTGCTGTGGCTGGGGCTGATCGTCAACAGCTTCGGGCTGTTCGTCTCGTTGCACGCGGCGCTATGGGGCGCGGTGGCCGGTTACATGGCGCTGTGGTCGGTGTTCTGGCTGTTCAAGCTGCTGACCGGCAAGGACGGCATAGGTCATGGCGATTTCAAGCTGTTGGCGCTGCTCGGGGCCTGGGGCGGGTGGCAGATTCTGCCGCTGACGATCCTGCTGTCATCGCTGGTGGGAGCCGTTGTCGGGGTAATTCTGCTGCGTTTGCGTGAGCAGAAAACCTCGACGCCAATCCCCTTTGGCCCGTATCTGGCAATTGCCGGCTGGATTGCCTTGCTCTGGGGTGGTCAAATAACCGACTTCTATTGGCAGTTTGTCGGTTTGAAATGAATACCCCTGTGGAAAAACCCTGGATTCTCGGCCTGACCGGCGGCATCGGCAGCGGCAAAAGTGCCGCGGCCCAGCACTTCATCGACCTCGGGATCCATGTGGTCGACGCCGACCATGCAGCGCGCTGGGTGGTCGAGCCGGGACGTCCGGCGCTGGCGAAGATTGCCGAACACTTCGGCCCAAAGGTGTTGCAGGCTGATGGCACGCTGAACCGCGCCGCCCTGCGCCAGCTGATCTTTGAAGTGCCGGAGGAACGCCGCTGGCTCGAAGCCTTGCTGCATCCGTTGATCGCCGAGGAAATCGCCCACCATCTGGCGCTGGCAAAATCGCCTTACGCGATTCTGGTTTCGCCGCTGTTGATCGAATCCGGGCAATACGCGATGACCCAGCGCATCCTGGTGATCGACGCCCCGCAACAACTGCAGATCGAACGCACCTTGCAGCGTGACCAGACCAGCGAACAGCAGGTCCAGGCGATCCTCAAGGCCCAGTCCAGCCGCGAAGACCGCGTGAGCCGTGCCGACGATGTGGTGGTCAACGACCGCGACCTCGCCTGGCTGCACAGCGAAGTCGAGCGCCTGCATCACCTTTACCTGACTTTATCCGGAGGCCAGTCATGAGCCAGATCCCGACCGTAGAATGCCCAACCTGTGGCGCCCCCGTGGAATTTACCCCCGAGAACAAATTCCGTCCGTTCTGCTCCGATCGCTGCAAGCTGATCGACCTCGGCGCCTGGGCGTCCGAAGAGCACAAGATTCCGGTCGCTCCGGATGCCGAAGACGAAATGTTCTCCGGCGATTTCGACCCGCGTCACTGATCGCGATCAGGGCCGCATAAAGCCGTAGTCCTGATCGTCGTCGAGGTTTTCCGCCAGAAAGCGCAACTCGTCGGCCAGGTCTTCGGCGTTGCGCACCGTCTTGCTCTGTTGCACCACCGCGCTGAGCAAGGCGCGCAGGCTCAGGCCCGGATCGAAGCCCACCTCCTGCGCCATCTCCAGACTCTGCCGCGTTTCCTGCCTCGCCCACTCATACACACTCATGCCGCTGCTCCTGAAGGGATTTGGCCGAGCATGAAATGCCGCGCGGGAGGCGGATTTGATGTGGATCAAGACTTGGGATCGTCGTCCTTCCAGGGCGCTGAAAGGTAGCGAGTGCGGTTGAAGGTTTCCAGCCACTCGGGACTGAACACCACCAGCGCGCTGATCACCATGCCGTTGATAAAGGCTTCGGGAAAAATCAGCAGCCACAGATAGCCAAGGAAGTCTTCCAGCCATTCCGGCATGGCGAACAGGCCGTCGTACCAGAGCAGACCCAGGCTGAGCACCAGACACAGCAAGGCCGACAACGCCGCCGCAAAGAATCCGGAACAGAAGATATACACGAACGGATTACGCGGCTGGGCGCGCTCGACAACGATCGCCACGCATTCGGTGATCAACACCGGCAGCAGGATCAGCAGCGTACCGTTGACCCCGACCGCCGCCAGATCCTGACGCCCGAGCATGACCAACCCGAGCTGCGCCACCAGACCGCCGACAATCGCCAGCGGCCAGTCCAGCAGCAGCGTCACCGCCGTCATGCCAATGAAGTGATAAGAGACCCCGGTGTCGAAATCCCTGCGCACCATCCACAACAGAAACAGGGCGAACACGGTGCCAAACAGCAGATGCTGACGGCGACTGTCACTGAACAACTCGACCCACGGCGCACGGCAGATCGCCCAGATCAGCACCGGCGCGTAAATCAGCCAGCCCACCGTCAGGCTTTCAAATGACAGCAGCTGCGCGCCGATCATGGGCGGGCCTTCTCCAGTGCCTCGTGCAGTTGGGCCGCGTCGGTGTACTCATGTTGTTCGAGCAATCGGCCGTCCTTGAGTTGCAGCCACAGCACCGAGCCTTCGGCGCCGGGATAACGCGATGCCACCCGTCCCTCGCGGTCGAGCATGACCCGATAGCTGTAGTCACGCATGGCCGGAACCGCGAACATCTTCGCGATCAGCGCCGGCATGCGCTGGATGTCGGCGACAAACACGGCGTGGCGCGCTTCCAGATAGCCTTTGGGCTGGTCTTTCAACGCCTGCTTGATCAGCTTGGCACCGTCCATGTCGCGCGCCACCAGCAGCGTCGTGGTGCGGTTATCGAGGGTGAACGCTTGATCGTACTGATCCAGCAGCGTCCAGGGTGCCAGCCGTTCGCCGATTTCAAGCGCCTGGGCCCACAGCGGAACAACAGCCAACAGCAACAGCCAGCGATATCTCACGTTCAATCCCCTCGATTCGGCATTAATGGACGGTTTTCATCAGTCTACACCGCCCTTTCCGCCTGCCCACTGATGCTCTTTGCCGCATGGTGCTTTCTGCTTGTCGCATTTGAACGCTAAGCTTGGGCATATGGATGACTCAGATTATTTACGCCTGCTGACCATCGCGGCCGAGCAAGCCAACGCGTTCCTGTCCAATGCCCGCAAATGGGAGCGTGAGCGTTGGGTCTGCCAGCGCCTGCTGCAAGGCTTGAACATTCCTTATCGCGCCGACGAGTTCGCCCCCGCCGGCGAGCCGCCCGACGTGCTGTTTCGCGACGCCAATTTCGAAGTGTTCTTCGTCCTCGATGAGGGACGTCGGCTCAACGACGAATGGCGCGACGAATTGCAGCGGCGGCGCAGCGCATTCTCGCTCAGCCAACTGGTGCGCCGTGAAGCCAAGCCCCGGCGGATCCCGGCCAACGAGTTCCTGTTGCGACTGGCGCCGACCTTGCGCAAAAAAGCGCACAACTACAAGGAACGCGGCATGGATCTGGGCGAACTGGACATCATCGCCTTCGCCAGCCTCAAGCGCGAAGTGCTGGACCTCAACAGCCACTTTCCACCACCCACCGAATATCTGCGCCAGGGCTGGCGTTCGCTGTCGCTGGTCGGCCCGACGTTCGCCCGGGTGCTGTTCGCCCATCCCGATGCGCCGGATTTCCTGCGCAGCAACCTGGGACGCAGCATCGTCTTCGATGTCGGGATCAGCCTGTGACGCCGCTGCAGCAGTTGATCGCCGACGTCCCGCAGACCGGCCGCGTGCGCTGGATCGGCGTGCGCCCGCAGTCCCGTGGGCCGATGCTCGAACTCGATGCCGTCGAGGCACGACTCGAGGCTGGGTTGACCGGCGATCACGCCCGCCCTGGAGCGCGTAACGCGCGGCAGGTCACACTGATTCAGTTCGAACACCTGGCGGTCATCAGTGCGTTGGTGGGCCGGCCTGAAGATCAACCCGTGAGGCCTGAAGATCTGCGGCGCAATCTGGTTATCAGCGGCATCAATCTGTTCAGCCTCAAGGGCCGGCGCTTTCGCATCGGTCAGGCAATTTTCGAAACCACCGGTTGGTGTCAGCCCTGCGCACGCCTGCAAAACAACCTCGGCCCCGGCACCTTTCAAGCGGTGCGCGGGCATGGCGGAATTACCGCACGAGTGTTACAAAGCGGGATCATTCGCCTCGACGACGGTGTTTCTGTCGAACCGGTTCCGGCCAGTGGCTATGCTGCGTTCAACCCGGGATAAAACCGCTGTAGCGTCCCCACCTTCAGCAACGTCTACCTGACGAGGCCTTTATGACCAGCCGCCTGAAACCCGAAGACCAGAAGCATGTCGAAGAGTACCTGCAATTGTCCCAACACCAAGTCGAGCGCCGGCCTTTCCGGCCGTGGATGCTCCTGGTGCTGGTGCTGGCAGTGACCATTGGTCTGGGCCTGCTGAGCCGACTTATCAGTTACCTGACGCTATGAGCTGCCTCGCGCTCGCTCGGGTAACCGCACCGATTTCCTTTAAAAACCTTGCGAGTTATCCCCATGTCCCATCGTATTGTTATTGTCGGCGGCGGCGCCGGCGGTCTGGAGCTGGCTACCCGTCTGGGTAAGACTCTGGGCAAACGCGGCACAGCCAGTGTGATGCTGGTCGACGCGAACCTGACGCACATCTGGAAACCACTGCTGCACGAGGTGGCCGCCGGATCGCTGAACTCTTCCGAAGACGAACTCAACTATGTTGCCCAGGCGAAATGGAACCACTTCGAGTTCCAGCTCGGGCGCATGAGCGGGCTCGATCGCGCGCAGAAAAAAATCCAGTTGGCGGCCACCTACGACGAAAACGGCGTAGAGCTGGTCCCGGCGCGGGAAGTGGCCTATGACACGCTGGTGATCAGCGTCGGCAGCACCACCAACGACTTCGGCACCCAAGGCGCAGCGCAGCACTGCCTGTTCCTCGACACCCGCAAACAGGCCGAGCGCTTCCACCAGCAGTTGCTCAACCACTACCTGCGCGCCCATGCCGGGCAGACCGATGTGGTCGAGCAGATCAGTGTGGCCATCGTCGGCGCCGGCGCTACGGGCGTCGAACTGGCGGCAGAACTGCACAACGCGGCGCATGAGCTGGCGGCATACGGTCTGGACCGGATCAAACCGGAAAACATGCACATCACTCTGATCGAAGCCGGCCCACGGGTGTTGCCAGCCCTGCCGGAGCGCATCAGCGGACCGGTACACAAAACCCTGGAGAAACTCGGGGTCAATGTGATGACCAACGCGGCGGTCAGCGAAGTGACGGCCGACAGCCTGATCACTGCCGATGGCAATGTGATCAAGGCCAGCCTGAAAGTCTGGGCAGCGGGTATTCGTGCGCCGGGTTTCCTCAAGGACATCGACGGCCTGGAAACCAACCGCATCAATCAGCTGCAGGTGCTGCCGACGCTGCAGACCACTCGCGATGAAAACATCTTCGCCTTCGGCGACTGCGCGGCCTGCCCGCAACCGGGTTCGGACCGCAACGTGCCGCCGCGTGCGCAAGCCGCGCACCAACAGGCGTCGCTGCTGGCCAAATCGCTGAAACTGCGCATCGAAGGCAAATCCCTGCCGGAGTACAAGTACACCGACTACGGCTCACTGATTTCGCTGTCGCGTTTTTCGGCTGTGGGTAACTTGATGGGCAACCTGACCGGCAGCGTGATGCTGGAGGGCTGGCTGGCGCGGATGTTTTACGTGTCGCTGTACCGCATGCACCAGATGGCGCTGTACGGGCCGTTCCGCACGGCGATGCTAATGCTGGGCAGCAAGATCGGTCGCGGGACCGAGCCACGCCTGAAGCTGCACTAAAACCAAAACCTGTGGGCGCTGGCTTGCCCGCGATAGCGGTCGTTCAGTCGGCGAAGATGTCGACTGATCCGGCGCTTTCCCCGGCAATCCACGCTCCCACACTGTTTTGCGCTGCCTAAAAAATCAGCAGACGACGGCAATAAATGTAGGAGTGAGCCTGCTCGCGATGGCGGTGGTTCAGGCAACGAAGCGGTGAATGACAGACCGCTATCGCGAGCAGGCTTACTCCTGCAATGGATCTCCACCCGTCTTTTTTGGCTGTCGATTACAGCTGAAAGCGCCGCACCATGCCTTGCAGCGCGTTGGCCAGTTGCGACAGTTCGTGACTCGACGCACTGGTCTGATCGGCACCCGCCGCCGAGCGTACCGACAGGTCGCGAATGTTGACCAGATTGCGATCCACTTCCCGCGCAACTTGTGCCTGCTCTTCGGCAGCACTGGCGATCACCAGATTGCGCTCATGGATCTCATGCACCGAAGCGGTGATGGTTTCCAGCGCCTCCCCGGCGCGCTCAGCCAACGCCAGCGTGGTAGTGGCCCGTGCAGCACTGGCCTGCATCGAATCCAGCGCCAGGCTCGAACCACTGCGCATGCCCTGCACCATCTGCTCGATCTCCTGAGTCGATTGCTGCGTGCGATAGGCCAGCGCCCGAACCTCATCGGCGACCACCGCAAAACCTCTTCCGCTCTCCCCTGCGCGGGCCGCCTCGATGGCCGCATTGAGCGCCAGCAGATTGGTCTGCTCGGCAATGGCACGGATGACATCCAGTACTTTGCCGATGTCCTGTGACTGGTTGGCCAACGATTGCACCAACTCGCCTGTGTGCTGTACATCGCCGGCCAGCGCATTGATGGCCGTGGCTGTTTCACTGACCCGCGCCTGCCCCAGTTGCGCCGACTCACTGGATTGACGGGTGGCATCGGACGTCGACACGGCATTGCGAGCGACTTCTTCAACGGCCGTGGTCATTTCATTGACCGCTGTGGCTGCCTGTTCGATTTCGTTGTTCTGTTGTTGCAGGCCTTGTGTGCTGTCGAGTGTCACCG
Coding sequences within it:
- a CDS encoding prepilin peptidase yields the protein MPIDELFSLYPLAFVFTALLLGLVVGSFLNVLVWRLPKMLERDWRQQAQDVLGLPTDTPLPTYNLMLPQSECPHCGHRIRAWENIPLLSYLFLRGRCSACAAPISKRYPLTELACGLLSAFVAWQVGFGWAACLLIVLTWGLLAMSLIDTEHQLLPDVLVLPLLWLGLIVNSFGLFVSLHAALWGAVAGYMALWSVFWLFKLLTGKDGIGHGDFKLLALLGAWGGWQILPLTILLSSLVGAVVGVILLRLREQKTSTPIPFGPYLAIAGWIALLWGGQITDFYWQFVGLK
- the coaE gene encoding dephospho-CoA kinase (Dephospho-CoA kinase (CoaE) performs the final step in coenzyme A biosynthesis.), with the protein product MNTPVEKPWILGLTGGIGSGKSAAAQHFIDLGIHVVDADHAARWVVEPGRPALAKIAEHFGPKVLQADGTLNRAALRQLIFEVPEERRWLEALLHPLIAEEIAHHLALAKSPYAILVSPLLIESGQYAMTQRILVIDAPQQLQIERTLQRDQTSEQQVQAILKAQSSREDRVSRADDVVVNDRDLAWLHSEVERLHHLYLTLSGGQS
- the yacG gene encoding DNA gyrase inhibitor YacG; the protein is MSQIPTVECPTCGAPVEFTPENKFRPFCSDRCKLIDLGAWASEEHKIPVAPDAEDEMFSGDFDPRH
- a CDS encoding energy-coupling factor ABC transporter permease yields the protein MIGAQLLSFESLTVGWLIYAPVLIWAICRAPWVELFSDSRRQHLLFGTVFALFLLWMVRRDFDTGVSYHFIGMTAVTLLLDWPLAIVGGLVAQLGLVMLGRQDLAAVGVNGTLLILLPVLITECVAIVVERAQPRNPFVYIFCSGFFAAALSALLCLVLSLGLLWYDGLFAMPEWLEDFLGYLWLLIFPEAFINGMVISALVVFSPEWLETFNRTRYLSAPWKDDDPKS
- a CDS encoding FAD/FMN-containing dehydrogenase encodes the protein MRYRWLLLLAVVPLWAQALEIGERLAPWTLLDQYDQAFTLDNRTTTLLVARDMDGAKLIKQALKDQPKGYLEARHAVFVADIQRMPALIAKMFAVPAMRDYSYRVMLDREGRVASRYPGAEGSVLWLQLKDGRLLEQHEYTDAAQLHEALEKARP
- a CDS encoding DUF1780 domain-containing protein produces the protein MDDSDYLRLLTIAAEQANAFLSNARKWERERWVCQRLLQGLNIPYRADEFAPAGEPPDVLFRDANFEVFFVLDEGRRLNDEWRDELQRRRSAFSLSQLVRREAKPRRIPANEFLLRLAPTLRKKAHNYKERGMDLGELDIIAFASLKREVLDLNSHFPPPTEYLRQGWRSLSLVGPTFARVLFAHPDAPDFLRSNLGRSIVFDVGISL
- a CDS encoding MOSC domain-containing protein, with the protein product MTPLQQLIADVPQTGRVRWIGVRPQSRGPMLELDAVEARLEAGLTGDHARPGARNARQVTLIQFEHLAVISALVGRPEDQPVRPEDLRRNLVISGINLFSLKGRRFRIGQAIFETTGWCQPCARLQNNLGPGTFQAVRGHGGITARVLQSGIIRLDDGVSVEPVPASGYAAFNPG
- a CDS encoding DUF3094 family protein → MTSRLKPEDQKHVEEYLQLSQHQVERRPFRPWMLLVLVLAVTIGLGLLSRLISYLTL
- a CDS encoding NAD(P)/FAD-dependent oxidoreductase, with the translated sequence MSHRIVIVGGGAGGLELATRLGKTLGKRGTASVMLVDANLTHIWKPLLHEVAAGSLNSSEDELNYVAQAKWNHFEFQLGRMSGLDRAQKKIQLAATYDENGVELVPAREVAYDTLVISVGSTTNDFGTQGAAQHCLFLDTRKQAERFHQQLLNHYLRAHAGQTDVVEQISVAIVGAGATGVELAAELHNAAHELAAYGLDRIKPENMHITLIEAGPRVLPALPERISGPVHKTLEKLGVNVMTNAAVSEVTADSLITADGNVIKASLKVWAAGIRAPGFLKDIDGLETNRINQLQVLPTLQTTRDENIFAFGDCAACPQPGSDRNVPPRAQAAHQQASLLAKSLKLRIEGKSLPEYKYTDYGSLISLSRFSAVGNLMGNLTGSVMLEGWLARMFYVSLYRMHQMALYGPFRTAMLMLGSKIGRGTEPRLKLH